One window from the genome of Eublepharis macularius isolate TG4126 chromosome 15, MPM_Emac_v1.0, whole genome shotgun sequence encodes:
- the LOC129343577 gene encoding translation initiation factor IF-2-like, producing MGRDLAIREAALGEDPGGRRGPQQSRLRRPVVEAPPEPPAEQPQDAGMGRDLAIREAALGEDPGGRRGPQQSRLRRPVVEAPPEPPAEQPQDAGMGRDLAIREAALGEDPGGRRGPQQSRLRRPVVEAPPEPPAEQPQVSSVGEAPPTSAPHEGPSTSSMSGPPASNPQGTDNVLNAIEALEGRIMNTLNNVQSRLDTVERLLLYQGRKHRALERRVRALEQQLSAQQSTAREQ from the exons ATGGGCAGAGACCTGGCCATTCGGGAGGCAGCTCTGGGGGAAGACCCTGGCGGCAGGCGTGGGCCACAACAGAGCCGGCTGCGCCGACCTGTGgtggaggcaccaccagagccaccggccgagcAGCCCCAAG ATGCTGGGATGGGCAGAGACCTGGCCATTCGGGAGGCAGCTCTGGGGGAAGACCCTGGCGGCAGGCGTGGGCCACAACAGAGCCGGCTGCGCCGACCTGTGgtggaggcaccaccagagccaccggccgagcAGCCCCAAG ATGCTGGGATGGGCAGAGACCTGGCCATTCGGGAGGCAGCTCTGGGGGAAGACCCTGGCGGCAGGCGTGGGCCACAACAGAGCCGGCTGCGCCGACCTGTGgtggaggcaccaccagagccaccggccgagcAGCCCCAAG TTTCTAGCGTTGGCGAGGCTCCACCAACAAGCGCGCCCCATGAAGGCCCCTCTACCAGCAGTATGTCAGGGCCACCAGCGAGCAACCCTCAGGGGACGGACAACGTCCTGAACGCCATTGAGGCACTGGAGGGCCGAATCATGAACACCC tgaacAATGTGCAGAGCAGACTTGACACCGTGGAGCGCCTGCTCCTCTACCAGGGAAGGAAGCACAGGGCGCTTGAGAGGCGTGTTCGGGCACTGGAGCAGCAGTTGTCCGCACAGCAGTCGACTGCAAGGGAGCAGTGA